Proteins found in one Hippopotamus amphibius kiboko isolate mHipAmp2 chromosome 12, mHipAmp2.hap2, whole genome shotgun sequence genomic segment:
- the C12H20orf96 gene encoding uncharacterized protein C20orf96 homolog isoform X2, which translates to MERVFPKLSHAGICSTVPQFQVLDYVPWQRSKQKAKPSTLPPIPQTVDTKKSKMKTWTTVQPGLQSKPTLWMTSQPRNPLELRRGKLDSGQTQTKIRLMRTMLRNRRTSHQELCNHEDFLTKLCGELIKTIQDMEDSSALKVRVMLQQQDVFTTITDILEYSNKKKLHQMKCELQEWEEKEESKIHNLEQQVEQLDAKIEKVHEKVSFVSTYKDHEYPIKSVQVANLVRQLQQDELDDLSERCRMVLASMSNQIQDKKKTLLRSLVVKIQRAHQEALLQKTWNSRVILKYMDKFQEFIDRFEEEIPILRAEMEQLQFQIWKPRETVFADILLRRSKCTPDMDVILDIPVEELLPF; encoded by the exons ATGGAGCGCGTCTTTCCGAA ACTCAGCCACGCTGGGATTTGCTCCACAGTCCCCCAGTTCCAGGTTCTG GATTATGTTCCATGGCAGCGGTCCAAGCAGAAAGCCAAGCCATCTACTCTGCCTCCAATCCCGCAAACCGTCGACactaagaaaagcaaaatgaagacCTGGACTACTGTCCAGCCAG GGCTGCAATCCAAGCCCACTCTGTGGATGACAAGCCAGCCGAGGAATCCACTAGAACTACGCAGAGGAAAGTTGGACTCTGGGCAGACACAGACCAAAATCCGACTAATGAGA ACGATGCTCAGGAACCGGCGAACTTCGCACCAGGAGCTCTGTAACCACGAGGACTTCCTCACCAAGCTCTGTGGGGAACTGATCAAGACCATACAGGACATGGAGGACAGCTCGGCCCTGAAAGTGCGGGTGATGCTGCAGCAGCAGGACGTCTTCACG ACCATCACCGACATCTTGGAGTATTCAAACAAGAAGAAGCTGCACCAGATGAAGTGTGAACTTCAGgagtgggaggagaaggaggaatccAAGATACACA ACCTGGAGCAGCAGGTGGAACAGCTGGATGCCAAGATCGAGAAGGTCCACGAGAAAGTGAGCTTTGTGAGCACTTACAAGGACCATGAGTATCCCATCAAGTCAGTCCAGGTTGCCAACCTCGTGCGCCAGCTGCAGCAG GATGAGCTGGATGACCTCAGTGAGAGGTGCAGAATGGTCCTGGCGTCTATGTCCAACCAGATTCAGGATAAGAAAAAAACCCTTCTGAGGTCCTTGGTGGTG AAAATCCAGCGTGCCCATCAGGAGGCTCTCCTGCAGAAGACTTGGAATAGCCGGGTCATACTGAAATACATGGACAAGTTTCAGGAA tTTATAGACCGTTTTGAGGAGGAAATACCCATATTAAGGGCTGAGATGGAACAGCTCCAATTTCAGATCTGGAAACCCCGAGAGACTGTATTTGCGGACATTCTGCTTCGGAGATCCAA GTGCACCCCCGACATGGACGTCATCCTCGACATCCCCGTGGAAGAGCTGCTGCCCTTCTAG
- the C12H20orf96 gene encoding uncharacterized protein C20orf96 homolog isoform X1 — MERVFPKLSHAGICSTVPQFQVLDYVPWQRSKQKAKPSTLPPIPQTVDTKKSKMKTWTTVQPGLQSKPTLWMTSQPRNPLELRRGKLDSGQTQTKIRLMRTMLRNRRTSHQELCNHEDFLTKLCGELIKTIQDMEDSSALKVRVMLQQQDVFTTITDILEYSNKKKLHQMKCELQEWEEKEESKIHNLEQQVEQLDAKIEKVHEKVSFVSTYKDHEYPIKSVQVANLVRQLQQVKDSQQDELDDLSERCRMVLASMSNQIQDKKKTLLRSLVVKIQRAHQEALLQKTWNSRVILKYMDKFQEFIDRFEEEIPILRAEMEQLQFQIWKPRETVFADILLRRSKCTPDMDVILDIPVEELLPF, encoded by the exons ATGGAGCGCGTCTTTCCGAA ACTCAGCCACGCTGGGATTTGCTCCACAGTCCCCCAGTTCCAGGTTCTG GATTATGTTCCATGGCAGCGGTCCAAGCAGAAAGCCAAGCCATCTACTCTGCCTCCAATCCCGCAAACCGTCGACactaagaaaagcaaaatgaagacCTGGACTACTGTCCAGCCAG GGCTGCAATCCAAGCCCACTCTGTGGATGACAAGCCAGCCGAGGAATCCACTAGAACTACGCAGAGGAAAGTTGGACTCTGGGCAGACACAGACCAAAATCCGACTAATGAGA ACGATGCTCAGGAACCGGCGAACTTCGCACCAGGAGCTCTGTAACCACGAGGACTTCCTCACCAAGCTCTGTGGGGAACTGATCAAGACCATACAGGACATGGAGGACAGCTCGGCCCTGAAAGTGCGGGTGATGCTGCAGCAGCAGGACGTCTTCACG ACCATCACCGACATCTTGGAGTATTCAAACAAGAAGAAGCTGCACCAGATGAAGTGTGAACTTCAGgagtgggaggagaaggaggaatccAAGATACACA ACCTGGAGCAGCAGGTGGAACAGCTGGATGCCAAGATCGAGAAGGTCCACGAGAAAGTGAGCTTTGTGAGCACTTACAAGGACCATGAGTATCCCATCAAGTCAGTCCAGGTTGCCAACCTCGTGCGCCAGCTGCAGCAGGTGAAGGACAGCCAGCAG GATGAGCTGGATGACCTCAGTGAGAGGTGCAGAATGGTCCTGGCGTCTATGTCCAACCAGATTCAGGATAAGAAAAAAACCCTTCTGAGGTCCTTGGTGGTG AAAATCCAGCGTGCCCATCAGGAGGCTCTCCTGCAGAAGACTTGGAATAGCCGGGTCATACTGAAATACATGGACAAGTTTCAGGAA tTTATAGACCGTTTTGAGGAGGAAATACCCATATTAAGGGCTGAGATGGAACAGCTCCAATTTCAGATCTGGAAACCCCGAGAGACTGTATTTGCGGACATTCTGCTTCGGAGATCCAA GTGCACCCCCGACATGGACGTCATCCTCGACATCCCCGTGGAAGAGCTGCTGCCCTTCTAG